ACGCCAACGAGGCCCAAGCCACCGCCGCCCGGGCGCGCAACGCCGCCCAGGAAGCCCAGGGCTACGCCGACCAAGCCGCGGCTGCTGCCACCCAGGCCAGTGAATATGCCAACCAGGCCCAAGCCGCTGCGGATCGGGCTGCGGTCTCGGCCCAGCAGGCGCAGGCGTCGGCCAACACCGCCAGTGCTGCTGCGGCGTCCGCGGTCGCCTCCGCCGATAAGGCCAGCCGCTCCGCAGCCTGGGCGCAACGCTCCGCGCACGATGCTGCCGGATTCGCTCAGGATGCCGCCTCCTCGGCGAAGAAGGCCTACGACACTGCGGTCCAAGCTGGCTTGGACGCCCATGACGCCGCCCTGGCGGCGCAGGACGCCTGGCAAGGCGTCGTCACCAAAGCCGAGGCCGAAAAGCAAAAGGCCGTTCAGCAGCGAAAGGCAGACTGCGACGACAACGCACGGGACCCCGAGGCAGTCAACCTGCTCAGCAACCAGGACTGTGTGCTGCTGTTCAACGGCACCAAAGCCGATCAGGAACGGGTGATCACCCACCTACAGGACATCTGCAGGCAGCACATTCCTCAGGGTGACCCCAACCTCGGTCGGTGCTTGGACCCGAACAACCTCCTCAGCCCCAACTTCATGGCCGACCTCCGAGACGGTTTCACGAACTACGTGACGTCCGGCGATGGCTCGGGTCTCGCCTTGCTTCTCAATCTGCTGAGTGTTCTGGCGTGTCCGGAATGCGAACTGGCAGGCATCTTGGGGGGTGCGGGTACCGAACTCGGTGAATCCGCAGGAGCGGCCGAACTCGCGGGTGTGGTCGACGCCGCGGCCGCGGGCAAGGGCCTGCTCGATGCCGCGGAGGCCAAGGTCGTCGCCGAACTCGGCGAAGCTCAGAGCCTGGCGCGAGAATCCTACGTGATGGACGGCCGGCTGGCTGAACAAGCAGGAGGATTGGCCGGTCCCTCTCTCGAACGAGAGATGGAGATGGGGCGAATGCTCAGCGACGCTGCCCGCCACAAGGGTTACACTGGTATGGGAATTGCTACCCAAGAAGAAGCTGCTAGAATGGGGGAAGCCTGGGTGGGGCCAGGGTATACTTTTGCCAGTGACGGGAAAATCATGATTAGCGCAAATAAGCTTCGGCAGTATCGGCCTCCTTCATTCAAGCCGCGTCGTCCTGCCAAGTTCGGCGGCCCGGGTTATCAGGCAAACTTCTCATGGCGAAATATCCCCGAGAAGGAGTGGCAAGCCAATGCTCACCTCGACATCATCGACATGCCATGAGGGCTGTCGTTCGTCACTTCATCAGTCCGGACATCGACCTCGACGACTTCCGGCCAGAGGAACCAGCCGACTTCTCCTTTCTTCTCCAAGTGCTAGTCGGGCCAAGCGACTCAGAGGGTGAGGAGTCTCTCGAGCTGATTGTCTGCACGCCCCGTGCACTGGAGCGACGTGTCGCGTCGGAGGGGGTTGTTTTCGGTCGTCCGCTGGTAATTGTCGAGTCGCCGGACATCTCTCGGATATTGAAGGCGGTAAGGGGCGCGGTGGAGCGCCTCGAGGCTCCGTCTTGGGATGCGTTGTGTGGGAAACTGGAGCGTCTGGGAATCTACGAGTTCGAAGACTGCTGATGAGTGATGTTACGTTGAGTTATTGGCGATGGCATCCGATTCTCTGTGCGTTGAAGGATACGGGCGACCGCGACCGATGACGTCGTTCCTAAGTGGGGCGAAACCGTGAAGGTGAGCGGCGCTCGATGTGAAGCCGTCGACGTGGCGGCGAAGGCCGCCGAGGTTCGTAACGGCGCTCGACGCAGCCACCACGCGACGGCATGACGCTCGAAACGACGTCGTTGTCCATCCAGGTGAGCCCGCAAGCCGCCGCGGCGCTGCGGTTGCCGGGGCGTCGGGATCGACCTTTCGGCGGTCGCGATCGAGCATGCCCGGCGCGTGTCCGTGCAAACTACCAAGCAGTAGTGGTGCTCGGCTGCGAAGACCTGCGCCGAGCCGGTTATCGACCGTTCACGCCGGTCGTTCAGGCCCGCACACGCACGGGACGGGTCAGCACAGGTGTGACGCCCCTGCTCCCCGTTCACGCGTAGTCGCGCCTACCCGGCATCGCGGGCGGGCCGCTGCTTACTCGAACGACGCAAAGGCTACGATGCCCGTGTCCGAGTTCACCTGGATGAGTCCGGGAATGCCGTCGCGGCTGCGCAGAGCGATCTCCTGCACCAAGGCTACCGCGGTGGCCTTTCTGCCCGTCGTCACCGCCGTAGATGCCTTACCAGTGAGTTTCGGCGAACCACCGATCCTCGCCCAGTTTCTCGATGTTGCTCGGGACGATCGCAGTGTTGACGCTCATCAACGGTTTCGCCGTGTCGACGTGCACGATCTGATCGGCCCGGACGGGCCTTGATGGGTTTCCACCCACAGGTCAGAAGCAGCCACGATACCCACGGTTCCCAACCGGGCTAACCGCCCTCACCCTGCTGCATGGTTGCTGGATCAGGCGTTTGGCCACCTCATCGCGGCCAGCGCATCTAGACCAGATATGTTTTGACCTCGGCCATTCGCAGGGCGACCTCGATGACAAATCCCTGGCAGTAACTGAAGTGCTCCCCGGTGGGCGCGTAGCCGTCGGGGTAAGACCGAGCCAATGGATCGCCGTAGGTTCCATCGATCGACGGCGTCAGGTTGTCGAACCGCAGGTAGCGGGGGAAGTCGATGCCCAGCGCCATGACGCGTAGCGCTGTCTGTGCTGTGGCCGCGAATTCGATGGTCGCGTCGAGCTGAGTTGCCAGGCCGCGTGGGTCTTCGTAGCCGCCGCCTTTCGAGTCGCCTCTCAGCCAGTACAGAACTGCAGCGGTGTCCCCGCCGTGAAGGCGGGCAATCGACGTCAGGTTCTCCCCGAACCTCAGCGGTGACGGGTCGACGTAGGCGTGGTGATGCGGGTTGAACAGTTCGTCGAACGCCTCCGCCAGCAAGCCCATCGCCTCGATGCGGTCACCGCTAGCCTCAGCTGCCGCTGCGGCGTGCAACTTGTCGCGAACCGGCGGCTGTGGCACGACATCTGCCATCCTGCCCGGTGGCGGGCATGGCGTTGTTCGGGCTAGCCATCGCGGTGAACGGTTGTCGGCGGCGGCAGGCCACGTGGGTGTCTGCTTCAGTCGCAATGAGATTTCGGCAGCGCCGGCGCCGCAGCTGTCACCATGGCGTGCCGCCGAGGCTGGCTGGCCCATTATCGACCACGATCAGCTTGTGGCTGGGCCATTCATGAGAGTAGGAATCAAGGTCAGCGGTCAGCCACGACTCGCCCGGCCTCGCCCGATGGAACCGGAACGTCCCGTTCGTGGTGTTCGTGCCAACGATGCAGCGCACTGCCACCGGCTTGTCCAGCCCGTTCACGAGCCGGACCACTTCCAATGCGAAGCCAAGCCCGTGCCGAAGCATCAACGCTTGGTCTTCCTCGGAGATCACCGGCTCACCATCCGGCGACGATCTGACCTTGACCGGCACTGCATCGTCAAGATGGAGGCTACTGACAAAGCACTCCCAGCCCGTCAGGTCCGGAAACCTACCCGGAGGTTCGTCAGCCCAACCAGAATATCCCGCGAACAGCAGGACCTCGCCGCGCCGAACGATGCCTTCACGGAGAGTTTCGCGCAGCATGGGCGCGAGCTCGGCCGGTGGCATGACAGCACCGGTCCCGCTCGCCTTGAGCGCGCTGGCTGCGACATCGTTCATACGTACCGTCAACACGGACGAGAGTTTCTCATCCCGTACAAACCATTATCCGCCTGTGCCCTTGGCTACGATCGCCTTACCGGATGCAACCTTGAGCCACGCGTGCGGATCGGCGAGTTCTTGACGCAGGGCGTCTTGTCCCGCGGGCATCCTCGATCTGCTCGTCGTGTCGGCCCTCCCCACGATGCCAGTCTCACACGACCTGGATGTGGCCCGCGAATCCAGGCGCACCGTTCGCTCGTCGGAATGACAGGACGTCGACTCGCACCTTTCGCCCGAGTATCCTCATCGTCCAATGAAGGCGCGGCTCTGCGGGGCCCGACGGCCTACGTGCTCAGCTGTGCACCCCGGCGAGTCGAAGATAACCGGTACGCCCAGGTCGACAGGGTCAGCCGGACCACGGTCACGAGTTCGGACGAGGCTGATCAACTTCCGGGAAGCTTCGTTGAGATTGGTCTGCAGGCCGGCGATCTCGCCGAGCCAGCCGTTGAGTTGGGTTTCCTGGACGCGGTCCCGGAGGTTGGCGATGATCTCTACGAGCCGTGGCCGGGCTGACGGTTCAGACGCAGGCTGGGGCGCGGATGCAGGCTTCTCTGAACTTCTTCCAAAGCCTCGGATCTATAGCTCCTTGAAGCCGAATTGGTGACGGCAGCGCTATCCTGAGATCCAAAAGAATCCGTCGATGGCTTTGGAGATGCTTGCGACCGTCTTTGAGACTTCGTCGACAATGGACTCGCCTGAAGGTGACGTGGAAGAAAACGAACAAGATTTGAAGCCTTAGATTGAAGCTCTTGGGTGATAGGACAACAGCAGAAAGTCCGAACCTGCTAGGCTGAGCGTATCCAGGACGTTCCAGGTGTCGGACGCCGACGGACTCACACTGGGTTAGCGGCCGCTGAGATCATCATCGCGATGAAGTTCGCTCTTCGGCATGAGCGCGCGTCTTGGCAGCCTTACCCAGCAGTAGAGAGCGTTGGTCTTGAGCCGTGCGATCTCCGCCCGGCCGCCCCGCCCTCCGTGGCTGGATGGAAATCAGCCGGCGCTTGGGGAATCCCGGTCGGTCGAGCCGGGAAACAGGCAGAGGAAAGCGCGGCGCGTTTACGCAGTCAGATTGTTGACAGTGAGGGCGGCGACCTTTTTCGCGGCGCCGCACGGGTCGTGCTGCCAAGGGCCGGCTTCGGGCTCGTCAGCGGTGGCGGCGTTGATGTAGACAAGGGTGGTGTCGTCGGCGGCGAGTGCGAGTGTGCAGCCGAGCGGGCCCTCGGTCTGCTTGCTGGGGACGTTCTCCTCGACGGAGACGATGACCGCGGGATAGATGGTTTCGACGGTGATCGGCTCCCAGTGATTGCCGGTGTCGTGGCCCAAGGCATGCTCTTGATACAGGATGCGCAGGCTGTCACCTCGCTTCGCGGTGCTGACGCTGGCGACGGCACCGAACGTGGTGACGCATCGGTTCCCGTCGCGGCGGCGTTCGCCGCCGGAGAAGCCGATAGCGGTGAGCTGCTCGACGGTGACCGCGGCGCACGGATCGGCGCGGAACCGCCCGGCCCCGCTCATCCCGATCCCGGGGATCGGCGGAATCGACACCGACGGCCCAGCCGGAGCCGGCGACCCACCGGGAGAGCAGCCGGCACCCAGCCCCAGACCCAGCACGGCGACGACAACACAGAAAGTCCGGCGACCTGTCATGAGTGAGTCGCTCCTGGCTTGACCCGCCAGCGACCCGGGTCGTCGATGACCTCGTTGCTGTCCCCGACGTCGGGCAGCCTGGCGAAGCTGGCTTCGATCGTGGTCAACTGGATGCGGTTGCCGACCAGTTTGCCGATATTGGTCATCAGCCCGCCGAGCAAGGTCAGGCAGTCGTTCCAGAATGTCGCGAACGCGGAGTTGATCGCGTCGGCGACGTCTTTGAACTCGATGATGGCCAGCGGGGGCAGGGCAGCCGATTCCACGACGGCGATGCCGATCTTCCCGCCGAGCTGGGCGAGGTTGATCGCGCATTTGCCGATGGTCATGAGCAGGTTCTTGTAGGTGTCGATGATCGTCTCGGCAACCGAGGACATGGTGCTGGTCAGGCTGATCATCGAGCTCTGGTTCTGGCCCAGGGTGGTCACGGCCTTGCCGGCGTAGGCGTTGAACTGGTCGGCGGCGTCGCCGTGCCAGGCCTTCGCCAGGGTCAGCTGGGCGGCGTTGAGCTGCTCAGCCGCTTTGGTGAGGGCCGTTTCGGTGGCGAACGTGTCGGCGAGGTGGAGGACCTTGCCGATGTCGCCGGCGATGAAGACTCGAAGCTTGTCCAGCAAGGTGATGATGCCGTGTGCACCGATGAAGTCGGCCCAGTATCGGATCTTTGCGTCGGCGTCGGTGGGGTAAGGCATCTCGGCCTGCGGCGGTGTGACCGGTGTCGGCGGGGCGGTCGACCATGACGGGGGAAAGGCGCTCACGGGAGGCCTCCTTCGAGCTTCTTGAGCCGCTCGTACTCGGCGGCATCCTGCTGTTCGTAGTAGGAGGCAGCGGTCTGCAGAGCGTGGGCCAGCTGGTGCAGTGTCTCTGCGTTTTTGCTCGAGATCCCGCGGATGGTCTCGATGGCCCGGTTGTACTGCTCGACGGTTCCCGCGCCGTTTCTGTTGGGCATGATCGTCGTCAGTGTCCCGGGCAGCCCGAGATCGAACTCGCCGAGCAGTGTCCCGGCCAGGTCCTGCTGAGCGAACGTGGTGACGAGCTCGGCGGCGGTGGTGACGTCGTCGGCGGCTTTGCGCAGGGATTCGGGGTAGACGCGGTAGCCGCGGCCGGTGATGTCGTGGGGGTCGAAGGTCATGCCAGCCCCGTTTCGGTGACAGCCGCGGCGATGGTGTCGACGCGGCGGCGTTCGGCCTGGGTCTCGGCGTCCTGGATGGCTCGCAGCAGGGTGCGGGAGAGGGCGTCGGCGGAGTATTGGTGCAGCACGGTGCCGTCGAGGGTGACGGCGGTGAGCTCGCCGGCGCCGGACACGGTAATCGACCCCAGATCACCCGGTAGCGGCACCTGCAGCGGCTGGTGCTCGATCTGCTGGGCGGTCTGCGCGACCGCCGTCGCGGCGGCGTCGATCTCGCGCGCCAAGTGGTAGAGCTCGTCCTGGTAGTTCACCAGCGCCCCCGGTCCTCGTCGTCGCTGTCGTCGTCGGTCAAGAAGTCCAGCTCGCCGAAATCCTCTTCGCCGACCTCCTCCCGCGGCCGCCGTTCGGCAGCCGGGGACACCGCCGGTGGCGGGTAATCGCCCGCGGGCGCGGGCTGGTCCGGACGGGCCCCGGCGGATTGGGGCTGCCATACCTGGTCTTTGTCCAGGACGGCGCGCATCTTCGCGAGAGCGGGGCCGGCGGCGGCGCGGCGGGCGGCCGACACCGCCTCCACCACGTCGGGACCCACAGTCTGCGGGTGCGCTCCGCGCATCACCGCCGCGCTGATTCTCAGGTCGATCAGGCGGCCGTGCCCGCTGACGACCGCGGTCACCGCGCCGTCGCGGGACTGGCCGGTGAACCGGACCTGTTCGAGCTCGGCGTCCAGCTCGTCGGCCTGGCGCCGCATCACGTCCGCGTTGAACACCACGTCGGCATCGCCTCCCCACGCTCCCGACACGCATCTGAGCACCGCTACCTGCAGCAACCACGTTTCGTCGCAGTGTAGCCAGCCTCGAGGGCAGCGTAACTGATCGGCTACTGGCCAGACGGCAAGTTGGCGGTGAAGTGGCTCGCCCACCCGCGGACGGTGTGCCGGTTTCGCTGGTAAGAACCTGCTCCGACAGCGCGATCGTGGGCCGCGACCGGATCCCACGACCGGTGATGAGAAGACGGATCGCCGAGCGCCGCAGCGTCGCTGCCTGCCGAACGGGGTGATCGGCAGCTTGTGCTGGACCGAGAAACCGCACGCCCAAGCCGCTTGGCGCTGGGCCGCCCGGCGAGACGGACAACGAATGCCGACCGGGGATTGCCGGCACACTGTCTCTGACCGTGATGAAGCGCTACCCTCCGTAGAGGCTCACGTGACGATCGCGAGGGGGCGACGGTGACCCATCGGATGATGGCCTGCCAGGTGCTGGCCGGCGCGTCTCCGATGGGGCTCCGTTGCTGGATCAGTGCGCGACACTGTGCGGTACCGCGTGGCACCCGATCGCGATGAAGGGGTCGGTTGACCTGCACTTATTGGCAGAGTGTGACCTCGGGTGACACCTGTCGCCATCGTTTTCGGGCGGACTTGTAAACAGAAGGTCAGGGGTTCGAGCCCCCTTGGCGGCTCAGACGGGAAGCCCCCTCGTGGCAGGGGGCTACCAGACGGAGATCAGGAAGCTCGGCCGGCGTAATCAGGCGGAGGAGCGCGAGGCGAAGGCCGAATGACCGTGTTGCGCCCGGATCTGACCGTCCTGCTCGCGGACGCCGGTTTCGTCGACGAGGCCGTCGCGGACGAGCACGTGCGATCGTCCGCCTACCAGCGCGTGGTCGAAGTGGCCGCTGCTTCCGAGAGCCGCGAAGGGGATCGGGCGCTCGTGGCCGCGCTCGTCCGCGACCCCGACGAGATGACGGCCAGGACGGCGGTGGTCGCGCTCGTCGACAGGATCGCGGCGAAGATGACCGACCCCGCCGAGTTCCGGCGCTGCTCGCCGAGTCCGGCCGTACGAAGAAGATCCGGAACGTCGCGAAGAACCGCGGGCGGGGAACGAGCTGAACCGCGGCCCCGGTGCATTAACTCGTTGACTCCGCTCGACGGGGTGGGCGATGATGTTTTCCGGCGAACCGGACCGAGGAGCTGGCGTGACGTATCTGCGGGAACACAATCTTCGAGGGCTCCCTCTCGTGACGTAGTGCCGTCGTCATGCCACGGGAGCCGCCCATCGGGAAACCGGTCCGGGCGG
This genomic window from Amycolatopsis mongoliensis contains:
- a CDS encoding Imm8 family immunity protein codes for the protein MRAVVRHFISPDIDLDDFRPEEPADFSFLLQVLVGPSDSEGEESLELIVCTPRALERRVASEGVVFGRPLVIVESPDISRILKAVRGAVERLEAPSWDALCGKLERLGIYEFEDC
- a CDS encoding DUF3558 family protein, which codes for MTGRRTFCVVVAVLGLGLGAGCSPGGSPAPAGPSVSIPPIPGIGMSGAGRFRADPCAAVTVEQLTAIGFSGGERRRDGNRCVTTFGAVASVSTAKRGDSLRILYQEHALGHDTGNHWEPITVETIYPAVIVSVEENVPSKQTEGPLGCTLALAADDTTLVYINAATADEPEAGPWQHDPCGAAKKVAALTVNNLTA
- a CDS encoding WXG100 family type VII secretion target, which translates into the protein MSAFPPSWSTAPPTPVTPPQAEMPYPTDADAKIRYWADFIGAHGIITLLDKLRVFIAGDIGKVLHLADTFATETALTKAAEQLNAAQLTLAKAWHGDAADQFNAYAGKAVTTLGQNQSSMISLTSTMSSVAETIIDTYKNLLMTIGKCAINLAQLGGKIGIAVVESAALPPLAIIEFKDVADAINSAFATFWNDCLTLLGGLMTNIGKLVGNRIQLTTIEASFARLPDVGDSNEVIDDPGRWRVKPGATHS
- a CDS encoding YbaB/EbfC family nucleoid-associated protein, translated to MNYQDELYHLAREIDAAATAVAQTAQQIEHQPLQVPLPGDLGSITVSGAGELTAVTLDGTVLHQYSADALSRTLLRAIQDAETQAERRRVDTIAAAVTETGLA
- a CDS encoding YbaB/EbfC family nucleoid-associated protein; the protein is MVFNADVMRRQADELDAELEQVRFTGQSRDGAVTAVVSGHGRLIDLRISAAVMRGAHPQTVGPDVVEAVSAARRAAAGPALAKMRAVLDKDQVWQPQSAGARPDQPAPAGDYPPPAVSPAAERRPREEVGEEDFGELDFLTDDDSDDEDRGRW